Below is a genomic region from Rhinolophus sinicus isolate RSC01 linkage group LG11, ASM3656204v1, whole genome shotgun sequence.
AGGAATCCTGGCCCTTAGACCCAGGTTTCCTGGCCCCCATCAACCTCCTCTCTCAGACTCAAAAGTCGGGACCTCCAAACCCCCTCATCTCCCAGGGATCCAAGCATCCGAATCCTGAAGTTGCTACCAGACCCCCCAGCTAGACTTCACTTCTTCTttgcaaaagcaaaaatcctccCCCAAACTGTCACTATCGGATCCCCCTTCCCGCTGTCCAGCGCCGGGGCCCGCCCCCCCTCCGGTCCCTCCCACTTTTCCCAAACAAAGCTCCCGGGCAACTTTCTCCCTCGCAGCGCCCCTCCCGCCCGCggctccccagccccaggccgGGAGGTAGGAAGGCGCCAGCAGGAGTCGGGGATCCTGCTTTGGGGTGTGTGAGTTTGGATGGGAAGTTACGCTTTAGGAGTTGAGGTGTGTGTGGGACCGTCTCTGAATTGTTTGCCGCCCTTTATTTGCCTTGGGGCCCAAGTTTGCGCTGGTGACCGAGTCTAAATGCGGGGTTGGTACTTTCGCCAGAGTTGGGGTGACTGTTGATGGGTCTGAGTTTGGGAGTGTGCGCCCTGGAATGGGTGAGGGCTGGGGACATTGGCGGATGTGTGTCTGTGGCTGTGTCGATTTAAAGTGAGAAAGGACCCCGTGCCTGCTTTTGACCGAATTagtttgtgtgtgtcatttgtgggCGCCTGGTCATCCTCATGGAGAAAGGGGCCTCGGGGGTGGCAGAGGGCGGGCTACGGTGCTTTCTGGATCCTCGGTCTTGTCTCtccggaggtttggggcctgggGCGGGAAATTAGGGGGACCTTGCTTAGCTGGCTCCTCCGTCCCTTTGTCTGGCCACATGGGCTAGAGCTGGGCTGGGATTTTGGCCTACGGGGGTCCTGAACGCGGCAGCGCCAGCGGGTTCGGCTTGGGGTCTTTGTCTTGCCCGGGGTTCCAGGGTCCGAAGGAAGAGGGGGATGGGAGCCCGGACTCTAAGGTCCTGGGAAAGCTGTGGAAGACGTGGAGCCGCCAGGGAGGCGGGATCTGTATTGGAAAAAGTTTTCCCTGTTCCCGGCCTCCGGAAAGTCACTGGGAACTTGAGCTGGATCCGAGCCCACCGcacagggggaggggtgggaggaggtggggcggGGGCTCGAGGGGAGGTTCCCTCTctggccagcccctcccctgATGGGGGTTGTGGGAAACTGGGGGAGGGGACGCCTGGGCCCTTTGTTCTGGCTCTCCTGATGGCACGGCGCCCCTGTCCCCCAGTCTGTGGTTCTGTGGGTTTTTCCTGGTCTCGGCTTGAGTTTCTGCCCTGAGTCTCTGTCCCCCTtccctctgggtctctgtccccgcctccctctgagcctctctcttctgcctccttctgggtctctgtccccctCTCTCTGGATCTCCCCTCAGCCTTACTAGGGCCTGAGACTCTCCTCCTTTTCCAGCAGCGGCTGCTCACATCCTAGCACCTGTTCTTGGGGTGGGACTGAGAAGATCTCACTCTCAACCCTCTTCCCTGCAACTAGGCCCTGCCTCCTGTCTTCTTTAAACCAGTAACCCTTACCACATGATTGGCCCTCACGGGCCCTAAGCATGACTGGGGTCTTCCAGACTTCATCACAACCCAGGCTCCCCCGGAAATCCGGAGAAGAATACTCTTTACCCTAAGCTTCCCCAGAAATCCAGCCCCCCTCTCTTCCAGGAGTCTCAGCTCCCCGCtccttcctccctcagacccaggggtTCCGTCCCCCAGCCCTCCAAGCCCTGAGGTCCTTCTGGGTGGGTCGGAGGAAACTTGCTGAGCTCTGTGTTCCTTCAGGCCCAGATGGGGGAACCCCGGGCTGGGGCCCCCCTGGACGATGGCAGCGGCTGGacaggaagtgaggaaggaagTGAGGAGGGCACCGGTGGCAGCGATGGGGCTGGGGGAGACCGGGGCCCAGATGCAGAGGGAGTCTGGAGTCCAGACATCGAGCAGAGCTTCCAGGAGGCTCTGGCCATCTACCCGCCCTGCGGCCGGCGGAAAATCATCCTGTCTGATGAAGGCAAGATGTATGGTGAGTCCACCCCTCTCTTTTGCCCTGGTCCCCACtgattaataaaaaacaataacatttatgGAACGCTAAACAGTTTTCATATAAAAGCACATTATATCTTCACAATAACTCAGGTAGGAGCTAGCATCACCATTTGCATAGTTGAGGAAACAGGCCGAGAAAGGCTTAGTGACtggcctaaggtcacagagctagtgtgtggtggagttgggatttgaacccaggcagtctggtccAAAGCCTGCAGTCACAACTCTCCCATATAGCTCCCAGCTTGCTGCAGACCTCAGGGAACTgttgtttctctctccttccctggtGTCCTCTCTGTTGGGAAGTTCTGCTGAAGGTCTAACTCTGTTCCATCTTTGACTCTTCAGGTCGGAATGAACTGATTGCCCGTTACATCAAGCTGAGAACGGGGAAGACCCGAACTCGCAAACAGGTCTCAGGACTGACTTGTGGGCTTCTGTCTGGGAAGGGCTTAGCTTCTAAGGGCCTTCCTAGTATGGGCAGTTCAAATTCAAAGAGGATCTGGTTTATGTGCTTTTGTCTGTCTTCTTGCCACCTCTGTTAGTATACTCTGTGCCTATTTTAGTACAGTTCTCTTAGCAGTTGTGTTAAAACCGGGATAAATTACAGAGACCAAAAGAGCCAAAGACAgaaggacagggaagggaaaggagacgCGGATTTGCTGGGTTTGGGGAAGATCAGTAGTGTTATTGAGAAAAGAGTGGCCATTAGGGGCACATCTGTGTTTGCATGCTCCTGAGACAGCTAGCATGTTCTGTGTGTTTGTCATCTTTCATGTTCTAGCAGCTCTGTGGGGcacctggagggagggaaggggtaGGGGACGCAAGATGCAAGTGACTCTGGTCTGAATCTGCTTCTTTGTCACTCCCTCCAGGTCTCTAGTCACATTCAGGTCTTGGCTCGAAGGAAATCGAGGGAAATTCAGTCCAAGCTCAAGGTAGGGACCAAAGCAGACCCACTGAGTGGGTGACATGGACCCAGAGAGAGGGGGACAGGGGcccagagagggagggacagagactcagagagagggaatagggacacagagaaagggggacagagagacctggggtgggggacagaatCAGAGAAAGGTAGACAGCATGGGGGAGCAGAGACCCAAGGTGGGGGTTAGTGGCCCAGCGAGGATAGAGACCCTGGGTAGAGAAAGTTTCATAGAGAAGACGGGGATGGAGATTTATCTTAAGACAGGCAAGAAGGATGGGGTGTCGGGCCTCTCCTCTGGctattcttccctctcccttccttctccccctcctgTCCCTCTCTTTGTTCTTTCTGGGGTCCTCATCGCCTTTTCCCTCTTGTGCTATGAGGATCTCTTTATCTCCTTCTGGTTCATCTTCCTATTTCCTGGTCCTCTGTGGCCTGCCTGCTTTCTCTGTGCCCAGaaatcttcatttccttttggagctttttacattccttttcttcattctctggatttcctgtttcctcttcgCCAGAGGCCCTCATTTTCTATCTCTTCCTTTGGATTTGGGGACAATCACTTCCTATTCCTTTTTTGTACCCGGAAgcctccccttcctttctccctgggTCTAAACACCTTCCCTTCTGGTCTTTTCGATGTTCTCCCTCTGTCCTTTTCAGGCTAGGAAATGTTCACCACTTATTCCACTTGggtctgaaatttttatttcctgttgcCTGCATATCCAGAAACCTTTATTTCTGGCTCCTTACTGATCTGGAAACACTCATTACTGTCTTTTATTCTGGGCATGGGAACCCCTTTCCCCTTCTAGGCCTGGCCCTCTCTACTTCCTGTTCCATGTTCATCTTTCATTCCCTCTTCCTCCCGTTGCTCAGTGCAGGGTGGCAGGGCTGTAGGGGTTGGGAGGGCAGGAAGGTGGGGTGTACAGGCCTCATTTCCtaaatcatgttttctttccttctttggcACCCTTCCCCTACCCCCATGGGCAGGCCCTGAATGTGGTAAGTCCCCCTGCCCATCCTTCCACTTGCTCCCTGACCCCAGACATTCCTGAGGAGGTCAGGAGGGGCAGGGGCTCTAGTGAGAGGGATTTGGACCCTCCCCCAACTCTGGGTCCCCCCATGCTTGTCCTGCCCCACCATTGTCCCACCTAGCTGCGTCCACTGGGATTCCCCATTAACGTGGACCTCCAACTTTTCCTCCAGGACCAGGTTTCCAAGGACAAGGCTTTCCAGACAATGGCGACCATGTCCTCGGCGCAGCTCATCTCAGCACCTTCCCTGCAGGCCAAACTGGGTCCCACTGGTCCTCAGGTGGCCTGGGTTGTGGATTGGGCTCAGAGCTGGAAGGGTGGGGCTGCAGTTTCAACAGGGGACTGACTGGCTGATTcccccttctttgtctcttctccaGGCCTCTGAGCTCTTCCAGTTTTGGTCAGGGGGCTCTGGGACCCCCTGGAATGTTCCAGAGTGAGTACTTTCTGTTCTGGTTCAgcacctgcccccacctccactgGCCCCCGCAGAGGGCTTTCTCACCCCACCAGCTCCCAGCTCCCTTGTGAACATGGATTCTGGAGCCAGGCTatttggatttgaatcccaggCAGGAGGGTGAGGCTATGGTCCAGAGAGGAGGACTAGGTCTGAGCGGGGATAGTGAAGAGGGGATGGGGCAGAGAGTCAGGAGAAGGGGGAATGGGGCTGGGGACTGATGGGCTGAGAAGGAGGGTGGAGGCAGGGACAACGCCTGGGGTCTGGCTGGTGATGGGTTGGTGGGATTGTCCAGAGACGTGCAACCTGGGCGAGGAGTGGGTTTGGGGAGGAAATGAGCTCAGCATGGGACTTGATGAATGTGAGGGACCTGGAGGATGTTCATGAGGACAATGGCCTTCCAGTGAGATTGGCTGGGCCCAGAGGGGCTCAGGACCTGGAAGGATGAGTGGAGCCCCAGAGCCTCTCATCCCACAGAGGTGGTACTTGGGCCGGAGCTTGGGTCCTTATCTTCTTTCAgagtcaaaagaaagaaaatgggccCCGGAGATACATGGCCATGTCCTTTTCAGCTCTAAGAGAGACATAAAGGTGACACGATATATTTCTAGCctagaagaataaaaatgggCCCCAGAGGCTCATGGGAAGTGAGGTTTTCAGCCCAGAAAGGAGCCAATGGACTCAGGTTGGGCATTGGTAGGGCAATGTGGCCTCAGGACTGTGAAGCAGGAGTGTTGAGGGTGTTGCCAGAGAAAGAGTGAAGTTATAGGTTGTGGGATCCagggtgggagagaagaaagtTCTCTGGGGAGGTTCTGCTGGATGGGGACACAAAGTCCCCAGAGCTCAAGGAACCACAAGTTTGCAGGGGCGGGGGCTGAACTGGAAGGAGTGGTAGTTCAGCAATCACTGCACTGGTCACTGGGATCTCACCTTGTATGGAACTGATAGTCAAACGGGGgagataaatattaattaaatcatcATGCACATAAACACAAAATTGAAGAGTGTGTGATGTGGTGTGAAGAACCTCAGTCTGAGGTGAGGGAGAGAGTTCTGCGGGGGTTTCTCTGTAGAGATAAGATTGAAGGCTGAGTAGGACTTCACCAGGTGAAGAATGGGGGTGGgaatattttaagcagaaaaagcACATGCCAAAGACCTGAGGTAGGAAAGTTTGGTGAGtttccagaactgagagaaggcCGGTATTAAGCCTCTGGTCAGTCagtcaaatgtttattgagcacctattaagtGCTTGGTGCTCTGCTTGAATTGGGAGCATTGAACAAGTTAGACAGAATCCCTGCCTTTATGGTACTTATAtattgggagaggggaggagacagagaataaatatgtaaatgaataaataagcattaataagaaaggaataaatatgGGAAATAAAGCAGGGTGTATGTGCTCTACTTAGATAGGGGtcaggaaggcctctctgaggaggtgacatttgggcaGCGGCCCTGATGACAAAAGATACAGTGGTTAGAGTCCTTGGAATTTAGAATTCAGATTTGGGAAGGCAAGTACGAGGTCAAGACCCCTGGGAGTCAAGGTCTGAAAGTCCCTGGAGTTTGTGTCTTTCTGATCCTGATCTTTGGACCCTTGACCTCTTATTGACATCTGAGCCCAAATCATGTCTCCTTCGCTTCTGACCTCTCAGTCTCCACACTACCATCTCCTGGGCTACCCATAGGTCATTGGCCTCTAGAGCTGTGGTGTCAGGTATTATAGTCACTAGCCATGTGTgattattgaaatttaaattaattcaaattaaataaaattaaaaattcaattcctcaaGCACCCTCGCCACATTCCTGCTCAGTAGTCACATGTCGTGTGCTCAGTAGCCatatgtggccagtggctacagTATCGGACAacatagatagagaacatttctatcatcacaGAAATGGACAGACTGCTTTAGAGTCTGTTGTTCTGCCTCCCCACCTGAAAGTTTGGCCCGATGTCCCATTTCCTGGCTGCtggtcatttttttcccatcctcCCAACCCACAGCCTCCTCTTTCTCCAAATTTCCtattctttgtgttttctccccATCTCTGAGACCCTGGTTCTGTTCTCTTTCTGCTGTTTTGTCAGAGGTACCAAACTATCATCAAATCCACAACCTTCGTGGTTGGGACTGACCTGCGTTCTAACCCAGGCTCCACTGCATCCAGCTGTGTTACTCTGGGTGGGTCTGTTGACCCGCGTCTGCATCAGGTTTCTCCTGTGCAAACGAGAAGAGCAGTAATCACACTTACCTCATAGGCTGTGAGGCTTCAATGAAAATGTGCACATAAGGTGCTAGCACAGGGTTTGGATTGTCCTGGCCCCTCAGTAAATGCTAGCTGGTACGATTAGCCTCTTTCCACCTTGCTGACCCActgcttcctttctccctcaGTGTGAAGCCATTCTCGCAGACGCCGTTCTCCTTGTCACTGACTCCCCCATCTACTGACCTCCCAGGTAAGAGTCTGCTATACACCTTCCCTTGTCTCCCATCTCTCTTGTCAACCCTGCCTTTCCTTCAAACTTCCGTTAATCAGGGGACACATTCTTACTGAGGTCCAGCTCTGAGGCAGGGCGTGTGGGGGTATGGAAGGATGAGTGGCAGAAtttgtagtggttaagagcatggccTCTGTAGCCAGACACACCGGGTTTGtgttctgccacttgctagccTAAAGGATGTTGGGAGGTGTATTAGTCAAAATTCTTTCAGCTGCAAGTGACCGAAATCCAAATTAAGCTAGATGacgaaaaaaataattattggttCAGGTAACTGGTATATCAGGAGTTATgacttcaggcatggctggatccaagGGCTCAAATGGTAGCATCAGGACTTGCTTGCTTCTGCCTTCCTATGGTGGCTTCAATCCCTGGCAGGCTGTCTGCATTTGGCAGCAAAGATGGCTTCCAGAAGTCCATGAACTCatgttaattaaaaattactcttAGGTTCCATAGATTCATCAGTTAGGAATGattttggctgcaagtaacagaatacCCAAATTAATAGTGCCTTAAATAATAAAGGCTTTAATGATTCCATGTAACAAAAAGTCTGGAGGAGGGCTGCTTCTGTGCTGGCTCAGCAGCTCAATAATATCAGGACTGGCATCTTTATAAGTCCCTTGGCCTCTGTCTTACTGTCCTAAGATGGCTGTTGTGACCTCAGGAATCATGTCCCAAGCAAGACGTGGCCAGAACCAAAAGCTTTCTCCTCCCAAagttctgtcttttttattcagGAAGAAACTCCCTCCCAGAAGCCCCCCAGCAGATTTCCCCTAACGTCTCATTGGCCAGGACTGTGTCACATGGCCAcctctagctgcaagggaggctgggaaagtgaGTATTTAGCTTTTTCAGCTTCTAAGCGGAGGCAGGCAAGAGAGAACAGTGCTtggtatattcaataaatgttagcaatttttattatttgtgttctctctctagGGTACGAGCCCCCCCAAGCCCTCTcaccacctgccctgcccccacctgccccgtcACCCCCAGCCTGGCAGGCTCGGGCCTTGGGCACTGCCCGGTTGCAGCTGGTGGAATTCTCGGCCTTTGTGGAACCCCCAGATGCAGTTGACTCTGTGAGTGCAATTTTGGGATAGTCACTGTAGGTGTTTTGGAATGTAGAGGGTTATAGGAAGCGAACGcataaagcagtggttctcaaactttagtatgTATCAGAATAACGTGGAgagcttattaaaacacagattgctgggtcccaccctcagaatttctgattcagtagagttgatgtggggcctgagaatttgcatttctaataagctcccagatgatgttgatgctgctggtctcGGGACCACATTTCGAGAATTTCTAGCATAAAGGAACGGGAAGGTCATGAGGTCATCAGTTGGGAAGGTCAGAGAAACTCCCCAGGACTCGCTCTACATActcgtttgttcattcatcaaacatttctGAGTGCCAACTGTGCACCATACTTTGTGGTGGATACTGGGAACTTGGAAAAGCAGATCTTGTTTCTAGGCTTGAGCTTTTCCCTGCCCCCGATGGACACAGATGCCATATTAGTCAGGGTGGGCTGACTGTTAGAAGAAATAACCCCAACACCCAGGGACTGAGCATCATAATTTCTCACTCATATAACATTTCAATGTGGGTGTTCAGCAGAAGCCTTCCACACAGTGATTCGGGGAATCCAGGCTCCTTCCATTTTGtagctctgccattttctagGGCTTCAGAATCTGCTGCTGGATTCTTCGCATCTGGCTGGCAGATGGTGGAAGGGAAAGAGTCAGGAGGTTTTATGAGTCTGGCTTAGAAGTGGCAATCATCAGGCCAGCTCATaccccattggccagaacttagtcatgTGGTCACACCTAACTGCAGAGgaacctgggaaatgtagtttatCTGTGTGAAAAAGAATGAGCATTTCTGTACGTATAGTCTCTGCCACAGCCACATAAATTGCTGTGTATAGTGGTCCTGGTAAAACCCAAATTAGATCAGGTTAAAACCCTCCCATCTCACTTGGAGCGAAAGCCAAAGTCCTTTTAGTTACCCACAAAGCTCTGCACAATCTGACCGTCATTCTTACTCTGCTCTGTTTATTCTGCTCTGGCCACCCTGGCCTCCATGGCCTCCCTTTCTCAAACATGACAGGCCCACTcctgcttcagggcctttgcatctgctgttccTGCCAGCTGGGATGTACGTTCCCCAAATACTCCCACTCTCTCCCTCCATTCATTCAGGCCCTTGCTTGGTTATCTTCTCAGATTGGGTTTCTAAAACCATCATATGGAAAATACTAGCTGCCATCACTCTTGATTTCCTTATTATgctttcttaggatttttttcatAGCATACATCACtctctgaaatttatataatctgtgggattattttgaaaaatttctgtGTCTGCCAgtagactgtgagctccatgaggtcAGGAGCTTTGCAGCCCTGGGAATCAGAGAACTACACAGTAGGTCTCTTGATTGATGTCTGTCGAATAAAGAGTATGTGCTGAGATAGGGAAAGTTCAAATTTTTATGGTTGTACAGAGGAGTAATTCTGCCTGGAGAGTCCCTGAAGGCTTCCCTGAGATGACAACATTTGAGTTGGGCTTTGAAGTTTATGTAGGAGTTTGCCATGTACAGAACTAGATGTTTCAGGTACAGAGATGGAAACAGCATGAAGCTTTCAGGGAAACAAATAATTGAATATGGTGGGAGCTGCTGAGGCTGCAGATAGGTGGGCAGGTGCCAGTTCTGAAGGAGATGGCATTGCCAAGCTGAGGGACCCAAACTTTCTCCTGGTGATGGGGAACTATGGAGGTGGTGTAGATATATCCCATCTGATTGTGATCAATGGAGGCTTCCCGGAAGAGGCAGATTTGGATGGCCTGGAAAGATAGAGGGGGATTTGTATCGGAGGAGAAGATGGGGAAAATATTAGGATGTGGACAGGAAGTGATAAGAATGGAAACAGGGAGGAAGTCTTGATGTGGGCTATGTGgcttcccatccatccatctatccatctatccatctatccactGATTGAACGTTCATGAATAACTATTCAATACAGGGCCAGGTTGGGGGATGCGGGCTTTGTCCTGGGGGTGTTGGGGAGCCACGGGAGGATTATGAGCAGGGGACGGCCAGCGTCAGCTCTGGAGACATGTGAGCAATGACCTGGAGAGGAGAGATtggaggctgggaggccagggaggaggcagggatgaaagtgggggaggagagggctgTGGGGATGAACAGCAGGGAACAGGGCGGAGTTGGGCAGTAGGGATAGGGCATGGGACTGAGGTACTGTAAGAGTGAAAGGGCAGGAAGTTCTGAGTGGGGACAGTGCTCGGGAACCGGGTCCAGTGTTTGGGTGGATAGGGTGGGACAGCTAGCAGGAGCTCTGGGGGTGGTGACAGGGGTGAGAGATTGGCTTGGGCAGTGAGGCCAGGGGTCCAGCCCATCTCCGACTTCTAACCCACGGCCCACCCTCCCCAGTACCAGAGGCACCTGTTTGTACACATCAGCCAGcactgccccagccctggagcacCCCCCCTCGAGAGTGTGGATGTCCGGCAGATCTATGACAAATTCCCTGAGAAGAAGGGCGGTCTGCGGGAGCTGTATGATCGCGGCCCCCCCCATGCTTTCTTCCTGGTCAAGTTCTGGGTGAGTTCCACCACCAAAACAAGTGCTCATAAATCACCCCCAATGAAGGCCTCTGGCTCAAAGGGAGACAGTTTCAGGACCTACCAGGTCAGCCTGGGCCTTACCATTCCCCATGGCTCAGAGTATCAGTCCCTTCTGCAACAAGGAACACATAGGGGTTTTGTCCCCAGGGTGGGATGCATGGGACCAGTGCAGGCGTAGGGATAGG
It encodes:
- the TEAD2 gene encoding transcriptional enhancer factor TEF-4 isoform X1 encodes the protein MGSYALGVEAQMGEPRAGAPLDDGSGWTGSEEGSEEGTGGSDGAGGDRGPDAEGVWSPDIEQSFQEALAIYPPCGRRKIILSDEGKMYGRNELIARYIKLRTGKTRTRKQVSSHIQVLARRKSREIQSKLKDQVSKDKAFQTMATMSSAQLISAPSLQAKLGPTGPQASELFQFWSGGSGTPWNVPDVKPFSQTPFSLSLTPPSTDLPGYEPPQALSPPALPPPAPSPPAWQARALGTARLQLVEFSAFVEPPDAVDSYQRHLFVHISQHCPSPGAPPLESVDVRQIYDKFPEKKGGLRELYDRGPPHAFFLVKFWADLNWGPSGEEVGASGSSGGFYGVSSQYESLEHMTLTCSSKVCSFGKQVVEKVETERAQLEDGRFVYRLLRSPMCEYLVNFLHKLRQLPERYMMNSVLENFTILQVVTNRDTQELLLCTAYVFEVSTSERGAQHHIYRLVRD
- the TEAD2 gene encoding transcriptional enhancer factor TEF-4 isoform X2, whose amino-acid sequence is MGEPRAGAPLDDGSGWTGSEEGSEEGTGGSDGAGGDRGPDAEGVWSPDIEQSFQEALAIYPPCGRRKIILSDEGKMYGRNELIARYIKLRTGKTRTRKQVSSHIQVLARRKSREIQSKLKALNVDQVSKDKAFQTMATMSSAQLISAPSLQAKLGPTGPQASELFQFWSGGSGTPWNVPDVKPFSQTPFSLSLTPPSTDLPGYEPPQALSPPALPPPAPSPPAWQARALGTARLQLVEFSAFVEPPDAVDSYQRHLFVHISQHCPSPGAPPLESVDVRQIYDKFPEKKGGLRELYDRGPPHAFFLVKFWADLNWGPSGEEVGASGSSGGFYGVSSQYESLEHMTLTCSSKVCSFGKQVVEKVETERAQLEDGRFVYRLLRSPMCEYLVNFLHKLRQLPERYMMNSVLENFTILQVVTNRDTQELLLCTAYVFEVSTSERGAQHHIYRLVRD
- the TEAD2 gene encoding transcriptional enhancer factor TEF-4 isoform X3; the encoded protein is MGEPRAGAPLDDGSGWTGSEEGSEEGTGGSDGAGGDRGPDAEGVWSPDIEQSFQEALAIYPPCGRRKIILSDEGKMYGRNELIARYIKLRTGKTRTRKQVSSHIQVLARRKSREIQSKLKDQVSKDKAFQTMATMSSAQLISAPSLQAKLGPTGPQASELFQFWSGGSGTPWNVPDVKPFSQTPFSLSLTPPSTDLPGYEPPQALSPPALPPPAPSPPAWQARALGTARLQLVEFSAFVEPPDAVDSYQRHLFVHISQHCPSPGAPPLESVDVRQIYDKFPEKKGGLRELYDRGPPHAFFLVKFWADLNWGPSGEEVGASGSSGGFYGVSSQYESLEHMTLTCSSKVCSFGKQVVEKVETERAQLEDGRFVYRLLRSPMCEYLVNFLHKLRQLPERYMMNSVLENFTILQVVTNRDTQELLLCTAYVFEVSTSERGAQHHIYRLVRD